The Candidatus Methylomirabilota bacterium genome contains a region encoding:
- a CDS encoding cytidylate kinase family protein — protein sequence MPVIAMTKEMGSLGTFIGKELAQELGFEFIRQDIIREAAREYHALEEKIVETVEEKPGFFEVFTETARRHHTFVAAEVYEFALRERVIIMGRWSTLLLKEVDHAIRIRVCAPVDTRVRRVMERLGIEEAEAYKRIRYYDKGVASRIRQFFDAEWADPLLYDLTINTGNVSLATGVAQVRKLIEAPEFQPTDSSLKRLHDLALATKVRATLKSHRRTARQDVDVVAGEGEVILRGVVPETVDREEVERIARTIPGVHSLKSELIVLEEHRRL from the coding sequence ATGCCAGTCATCGCGATGACCAAAGAGATGGGCAGCCTCGGTACCTTCATCGGGAAGGAGCTTGCACAAGAACTCGGATTTGAATTCATTCGGCAGGACATCATCCGGGAGGCGGCGCGGGAATACCACGCGCTGGAAGAAAAAATCGTCGAGACGGTCGAGGAGAAACCGGGATTTTTCGAGGTCTTCACTGAAACGGCGCGGCGCCACCACACCTTCGTCGCCGCCGAGGTGTACGAATTTGCGCTGCGCGAGCGTGTGATTATCATGGGACGGTGGTCTACCCTCCTCCTCAAAGAGGTAGACCACGCGATCCGAATTCGGGTCTGCGCCCCGGTGGACACCCGGGTGCGGCGCGTGATGGAGCGACTTGGTATCGAAGAGGCCGAGGCCTACAAGCGGATCCGCTATTACGACAAGGGCGTGGCAAGCCGGATCCGGCAGTTCTTCGACGCGGAGTGGGCCGATCCGCTCCTCTATGACCTCACCATCAATACCGGCAACGTCTCTTTAGCCACCGGCGTGGCCCAGGTGAGGAAATTGATCGAGGCTCCCGAGTTTCAACCAACCGACAGCTCGCTCAAGCGGCTTCATGACCTCGCTCTCGCGACAAAGGTCAGGGCTACCTTGAAGTCCCACCGCCGGACGGCCCGCCAGGATGTGGATGTCGTCGCAGGAGAGGGCGAGGTGATCCTTCGAGGGGTCGTCCCAGAGACCGTGGATCGTGAGGAGGTGGAACGGATCGCCCGGACGATTCCCGGAGTTCACAGTCTGAAGAGCGAGCTGATCGTGCTCGAAGAACATCGCCGCCTCTGA